The following coding sequences are from one Salvia hispanica cultivar TCC Black 2014 chromosome 3, UniMelb_Shisp_WGS_1.0, whole genome shotgun sequence window:
- the LOC125210498 gene encoding tryptophan aminotransferase-related protein 1-like yields MVGTEAAVVIESSVPSSVAASVAVVAMAAAAEVEVINTTESELTNLEIQSVPILDFDKGDPTMYEAYWKLIGDDFKITISSSEALSYFANPKSFCWYMLPKLEHEIKNLHNLVGNAVVEGRHIVVGNGSSQLIQAALYALAEPLDPPSPISVVSAAPFYSCYPQIADCMRSRLFKWGGDAHAYNDDKAYIEMVTSPNNPDGELRGPVLKRANGMLVHDLAYYWPQYTAITNPVDQNIMLFTMSKCTGHAGSKIGWAIVKDPDVAKRMVRFMEISTIGVSKEAQLRAITILEMISTNSCPNNFFEFGRFVMTERWKKLREALQGTDVLQVPDFPPQHCNFKQDYNECHPAYAWMKAQEEVNLEEVMKEEKIRVRGGGTFGCPSNYARLSMLGRDKDVDLLLKRLPSIFKRLALCTL; encoded by the exons atgGTGGGCACTGAAGCTGCAGTTGTGATCGAAAGCTCTGTCCCTTCATCTGTTGCTGCTTCCGTGGCTGTGGTTGCGATGGCGGCGGCCGCTGAGGTTGAAGTGATCAACACTACCGAGTCGGAGCTCACTAACCTTGAGATTCAAAGTGTTCCCATTCTCGATTTTGATAA GGGTGATCCCACCATGTATGAGGCCTACTGGAAATTAATTGGTGATGATTTCAAAATCACCATTTCATCATCTGAAGCCCTCAGCTACTTCGCCAACCCCAAGAGTTTCTGCTGGTATATGCTCCCTAAACTCGAGCATGAAATCAAGAATCTCCACAATTTGGTCGGAAACGCCGTCGTGGAAGGTCGCCACATCGTGGTTGGGAATGGCTCCAGCCAGCTCATCCAAGCCGCCCTTTACGCCCTGGCCGAACCCCTCGACCCCCCAAGCCCCATCAGTGTTGTGTCCGCGGCTCCCTTCTACTCC TGCTATCCGCAGATAGCAGACTGTATGAGATCGAGGTTGTTCAAGTGGGGAGGCGATGCTCATGCTTACAACGATGACAAAGCCTACATAGAGATGGTCACTTCACCAAACAATCCTGATGGTGAATTAAGGGGCCCTGTGTTGAAGAGAGCCAATGGAATGCTCGTGCATGATCTTGCATACTACTGGCCTCAATACACGGCCATCACAAATCCTGTTGACCAAAACATCATGCTCTTCACCATGTCGAAATGCACAGGACACGCAGGGTCTAAGATTGG GTGGGCGATAGTGAAGGACCCTGATGTGGCAAAACGGATGGTAAGGTTCATGGAAATCAGCACCATTGGGGTGTCCAAGGAAGCTCAACTCAGAGCTATCACCATCTTGGAGATGATCTCCACCAACAGCTGCCCAAATAATTTCTTCGAGTTCGGGCGGTTTGTTATGACTGAGCGGTGGAAGAAGCTACGAGAAGCTCTTCAGGGAACTGATGTTTTGCAGGTCCCTGACTTTCCTCCTCAACACTGCAACTTCAAACAAGACTATAACGAATGCCATCCAG CTTACGCCTGGATGAAGGCCCAAGAGGAAGTCAATCTAGAAGAGGTAATGAAGGAGGAGAAAATTCGAGTACGAGGAGGCGGGACTTTCGGGTGCCCCAGCAATTACGCTAGGCTTAGTATGCTGGGCAGGGATAAAGACGTTGATTTGCTTCTGAAGAGGCTTCCCTCCATTTTTAAACGTCTAGCTCTTTGTACCCTTTGA
- the LOC125212770 gene encoding kinase-interacting protein 1-like: MLQRAANHAYSWWWASHIRTKQSKWLEQSLQDMEEKVHGMLQLIEGDGDSFAKRAEMYYRRRPELICAVEEAYKVFRSLADRYDLLSKDFQNANHTIATVFPEQVQFGMADDDDVLPKMPDNFVVPEINMSKIPQVPKAPIRDLKTIISKASKQVQAKKMKAAHTRQKPVVESGLTKEEAVEEINKLQKEILSLQTMKEFVKSSYESGIGKYWGIESQVMEMQQRISRLQDEFSMDIVIEDDEARTLMAEAALKSCQETLAMLQEKQEKTAIEAMDEYERIEAACERLQSLREKYSLEQTDGAQDSSREFSKDVAALLQETKELEELPEKLEENLDTNSLASLSATQLAEKIDVLVNKVITLETAVSSQTVLVNTLRAENDDLNTQIRSLEEENESLGGDTQGLSSKVIQMEEQLNKVQDLNKNVESRNNTLQTNFAKAKTSIDTLAEKLTSVKPDDDLEPSPDVVKQLTDVDDNLSSNVEDEKPAEDEMPNSLKGDEEADVDDGGRATETKHSSVKEDEGEEDEDEFKDVREAPSVEDEEEEEEVNVKKMRRSLTSTQEKEHAENVVRKATSFSGRKTIQKILEEESENSPRHKAKAEAKEKEEDDYSWQQILLSGMEDREKILLKEYTTILRNYKEVKKRLNEVEMKERDSHFDTTIQMRELRKAISRRDQEITNLRRRLNEEISENDKEEEGASVTKDMNEKNETATVYMARSPSLTLVEEKLRADIDAILDENLDFWFRFSTAFHQIQKFKTEVRDLDEEMSKLRERRKTDGTQQLKSEVVPIFKHLRDIESELTVWLEQSVPLKEELRSRSSSLCNIQEEITKALREGVEWDEIRFGSHQAAKLQGEVLNMKQENEKVREELEAGLDHVSMLQLQIQKTMTLLDEEFGIQSVRSERKSKVPLSSFIFGSKSQSKKPKTSIFSCMHPSRKYQVLRAGIRFSSSNNSSSSS, encoded by the exons ATGTTGCAGAGAGCTGCGAACCATGCTTATTCCTGGTGGTGGGCCAGCCACATTCGCACCAAGCAATCCAAATGGCTCGAACAGAGCCTACAAG ACATGGAAGAGAAGGTACATGGCATGCTCCAGTTGATAGAAGGCGATGGGGACTCGTTCGCGAAGAGGGCGGAGATGTACTACCGCAGGCGGCCCGAGCTCATCTGCGCCGTGGAGGAGGCCTACAAGGTCTTCCGATCCCTAGCTGACCGCTACGACCTTTTATCGAAAGATTTCCAAAATGCCAACCACACCATTGCAACCGTCTTCCCCGAGCAGGTCCAGTTTGGCATGGCGGACGACGACGACGTCCTCCCCAAGATGCCCGACAACTTCGTCGTCCCGGAGATCAACATGTCCAAGATCCCCCAAGTCCCCAAGGCTCCCATTAGAGATCTCAAGACCATCATTTCCAAGGCCTCCAAGCAGGTCCAGGCCAAGAAGATGAAGGCGGCTCATACGCGCCAGAAGCCAGTTGTCGAGTCCGGCCTCACCAAGGAGGAGGCAGTTGAAGAGATCAACAAGCTGCAGAAGGAGATTCTGTCGTTGCAGACTATGAAGGAGTTTGTGAAGAGCTCTTACGAGAGTGGGATTGGTAAGTATTGGGGAATTGAGAGCCAGGTGATGGAAATGCAGCAAAGGATTTCTAGGTTACAGGATGAGTTCAGTATGGATATTGTGATCGAAGATGATGAGGCTCGGACGCTCATGGCCGAGGCGGCTCTCAAGTCATGCCAAGAGACCTTGGCCATGCTGCAGGAGAAGCAGGAGAAGACTGCTATCGAAGCGATGGATGAGTACGAGAGGATTGAGGCCGCGTGTGAGCGATTGCAGTCTCTCAGGGAGAAGTACAGTCTCGAGCAAACAGATGGTGCACAGGATTCATCACGTGAGTTCAGTAAAGACGTGGCTGCTTTGCTGCAGGAGACCAAAGAGCTCGAGGAGCTGCCCGAGAAACTAGAGGAGAACTTGGACACAAACTCGTTGGCTAGTCTCTCTGCCACTCAGCTAGCAGAAAAGATTGATGTTTTGGTGAATAAGGTGATCACGTTAGAGACGGCTGTGTCATCTCAGACGGTTCTTGTCAACACGCTGAGGGCCGAGAACGATGACCTTAACACGCAGATCAGGAGCTTGGAGGAGGAGAACGAGAGCCTCGGCGGGGACACTCAGGGGCTGAGCTCCAAGGTGATTCAGATGGAGGAGCAGCTGAACAAGGTGCAAGATTTGAATAAGAATGTAGAGAGCCGCAACAATACTCTTCAAACCAATTTCGCCAAGGCCAAAACCAGCATCGATACTCTTGCGGAGAAGCTCACGAGTGTCAAGCCCGACGATGATCTTGAGCCTTCTCCCGATGTTGTGAAACAATTGACAGATGTCGATGATAATCTGTCAAGCAATGTCGAGGATGAGAAACCGGCCGAGGATGAGATGCCCAACAGTTTGAAGGGAGATGAGGAGGCTGATGTAGATGATGGTGGCCGCGCCACAGAGACAAAACATAGTAGTGTGAAAGAAGAcgaaggagaagaagatgaagatgagttTAAAGATGTAAGAGAAGCACCGAGTgtagaagatgaagaagaagaagaggaagtaaACGTGAAGAAGATGCGAAGAAGTTTGACATCCACGCAAGAGAAGGAACACGCGGAGAACGTGGTAAGAAAGGCAACATCATTCTCGGGGCGAAAAACAATACAGAAGATACTCGAGGAGGAATCCGAAAATTCTCCAAGACACAAAGCCAAGGCCGAGGCGaaggagaaagaagaagacgaCTACAGTTGGCAACAAATTCTCCTCAGCGGAATGGAGGATAGAGAGAAGATCCTCCTAAAAGAATACACCACAATCCTAAGAAACTACAAAGAGGTGAAGAAGAGACTGAACGAGGTGGAGATGAAGGAAAGGGACAGCCACTTCGACACCACCATACAAATGAGGGAGCTCAGGAAAGCCATCTCAAGACGAGACCAAGAAATCACGAACCTCCGCAGAAGGCTCAACGAAGAGATCTCCGAAAATGATAAAGAAGAGGAAGGCGCAAGCGTGACAAAGGACATGAACGAGAAGAACGAGACAGCGACAGTGTACATGGCAAGGAGCCCCTCGCTGACGCTGGTCGAGGAGAAGCTCCGGGCAGACATAGACGCGATACTGGACGAGAACTTGGACTTCTGGTTCAGATTCAGCACCGCGTTCCACCAAATACAAAAGTTCAAGACGGAAGTGAGGGACCTGGACGAGGAGATGTCGAAGCTGCGCGAGAGGCGCAAGACAGACGGGACGCAGCAGCTGAAATCGGAAGTGGTGCCAATTTTCAAGCATTTAAGGGATATAGAGAGCGAGCTGACAGTGTGGCTGGAGCAGAGCGTGCCGCTGAAGGAGGAACTCAGGAGCAGATCCTCGTCTTTGTGTAACATACAAGAGGAGATAACGAAGGCGCTGAGGGAGGGCGTGGAGTGGGACGAGATCAGATTCGGCAGCCACCAGGCGGCCAAGCTGCAAGGGGAAGTGCTAAACATGAAGCAGGAGAATGAGAAGGTGAGGGAGGAGCTGGAGGCGGGGCTCGACCACGTAAGCATGCTGCAGCTGCAGATACAAAAAACGATGACGCTGCTTGATGAAGAGTTTGGGATACAATCGGTGCGGTCGGAGAGGAAGAGTAAGGTGCCACTTAGTTCCTTCATCTTTGGGAGTAAGTCGCAATCTAAGAAGCCTAAGACTTCTATCTTCTCTTGCATGCATCCGAGTAGGAAATACCAGGTCCTTAGAGCTGGGATTCGCTTTTCCTCGAGTAATaactcctcttcttcctcttga
- the LOC125215342 gene encoding protein SKIP34-like, which translates to MCYGNDRPPTRDDRFETPPPQENEDRVMAVENLRDRLAETEARLERARAREAELSCCLDEMRKFVRVMEILESYLRRQYAEQQDRLARLYSSSSSSLLVPSK; encoded by the coding sequence ATGTGCTACGGCAACGACCGGCCGCCGACGAGAGATGACCGTTTCGAGACGCCGCCGCCGCAGGAGAACGAAGACAGGGTGATGGCGGTGGAGAATCTGAGGGATCGGCTGGCGGAGACGGAAGCACGGCTGGAGCGAGCTAGGGCACGGGAAGCTGAGCTCAGCTGCTGCCTCGATGAGATGAGAAAGTTCGTCCGCGTTATGGAGATCCTCGAATCCTACCTCCGCCGCCAGTACGCCGAACAGCAAGATCGCCTCGCGCGCTTatactcttcttcttcttcttcgcttTTGGTACCCTCAAAATAG
- the LOC125215341 gene encoding putative U-box domain-containing protein 50, which produces MERVCVAIGTEGLDGFSTLQWALRRWANHRIRILILHAPNASYKHYVYTPFGKLRSTSVSENKLKLLDKTEEAKTDAILAQYIAFCGKVEAEVMKIEIHDEKPLHKHIVEAISSLGISKLVLSLAYIKASSPKSRGAISGTFYVLRNKPRSCEVFVICQGQRVVLRDEEEDDKGVTRMFTDTSAPARWENCRDEMEQYADELLSLHQVEGEMDVGCLTQISIPQNMGAAARIEHLERTMRDAQGTIQLNRKIANIAKVRREKAKRATIICNARAEELQTCIQAEILKKVELNKTLDSTREEILELECELHEKRSKLDSNVELQKELSLKLHQSSSARAGADLQLEKAVKTRAEMVTEIEELRKQKNVLQRRIEFCIEKDAIAKVSRSNGSGFGFREFSPEEIIAATEDFSERFRVNRGKNVYRGRINQLAVAIKLHDPADEQSLEDFTNKVKLHSQVQHPNILAMIGFCSQRSCIVYEYMHNGTLHDALFSTGRSWKRKHQPLAWHARVRIAAEICSVIGFLHKVKPNPIAHGNLKPSKILLDRFDVAKIYGLKCPWSYDKPDITLDIRAFGNLVLQLLTGNYWSAIGDPAAAIENLDGTAGEWPMDLAIELSNIASRCLSKNIAEEFITAMLVTDMNDVKRRADQLVGNRESSVPSEKAAGAEDSCNVSEVFFCPIYREVMQNPHLAADGFSYELEAIEEWLKTGHDTSPMTNLRLKHKLLVPNHTLRSLIEDCRKKR; this is translated from the exons ATGGAGAGAGTGTGTGTTGCGATCGGAACGGAGGGGTTGGACGGCTTCTCGACGCTGCAGTGGGCCCTGCGCCGTTGGGCCAATCATCGCATCCGAATACTCATCCTTCATGCACCAAACGCCTCCTACAAACACTACGTCTACACGCCAT TTGGGAAGCTGCGGAGCACCTCAGTCAGCGAGAACAAGTTGAAGCTTCTCGACAAAACCGAGGAAGCCAAGACGGATGCAATCCTTGCTCAATACATAGCCTTTTGCGGCAag GTTGAGGCAGAGGTGATGAAAATAGAGATACATGATGAGAAGCCTTTGCACAAGCATATAGTGGAAGCCATTTCAAGCCTCGGGATATCCAAACTAGTCCTCTCATTGGCCTACATCAAGGCTTCATCACC GAAATCGAGGGGGGCGATAAGCGGGACGTTCTATGTCCTTCGCAATAAGCCTAGATCGTGCGAGGTGTTTGTGATATGCCAAGGCCAGAGAGTCGTTTTGAGAGACGAGGAGGAAGATGACAAGGGTGTTACGAGGATGTTTACAGACACGTCTGCCCCGGCCCGGTGGGAGAACTGCAGGGATGAAATGGAGCAGTATGCAGATGAATTGCTGTCTCTGCATCAAGTTGAAGGAGAGATGGATGTAGGTTGTTTAACACAAATAAGCATACCACAAAATATG gGTGCTGCAGCGAGAATCGAGCATCTCGAACGCACAATGCGGGATGCACAAGGCACAATCCAGCTGAACAGGAAGATAGCAAATATTGCTAAAGTGAGGCGCGAGAAGGCGAAAAGGGCGACTATCATATGCAATGCACGG GCTGAGGAGCTTCAGACCTGCATCCAAGCAGAAATCCTAAAGAAGGTTGAACTTAACAAAACACTCGACAGCACGAGGGAGGAAATACTGGAACTTGAGTGCGAACTGCACGAGAAAAGAAGCAAGCTCGACTCGAATGTTGAGCTTCAGAAGGAACTCtccctcaagcttcatcagtCATCATCTGCTAGAGCAGGTGCTGACCTTCAGCTAGAGAAGGCAGTCAAAACAAGAGCTGAAATGGTGACAGAAATCGAGGAGCTCAGAAAGCAGAAGAATGTCTTACAGCGCAGGATCGAGTTCTGCATAGAAAAGGATGCAATAGCAAAAGTATCAAGATCGAATGGCTCTGGATTCGGTTTCAGAGAGTTCTCTCCTGAAGAAATAATAGCTGCCACTGAAGATTTCTCAGAGCGTTTCAGGGTGAATCGTGGGAAGAATGTGTATAGGGGCCGAATCAATCAATTAGCGGTCGCTATTAAATTGCATGATCCAGCAGACGAGCAGTCCCTGGAAGATTTCACAAACAAG GTGAAACTTCATAGTCAAGTACAGCACCCTAATATACTAGCTATGATCGGCTTCTGCTCTCAGCGGAGCTGTATCGTTTATGAGTACATGCACAACGGTACCTTACATGATGCATTGTTTTCAACTGGAAGAAGCTGGAAACGAAAGCACCAGCCTCTAGCCTGGCATGCTCGGGTACGTATTGCAGCTGAAATCTGCTCAGTTATAGGTTTCCTTCACAAGGTCAAGCCTAATCCAATTGCCCATGGTAACTTGAAACCCTCCAAGATTCTCCTAGATAGGTTTGATGTTGCAAAAATATACGGCCTAAAGTGTCCTTGGTCGTACGACAAGCCTGATATCACATTAGACATCCGGGCTTTTGGGAATTTGGTGTTGCAACTTCTGACAGGTAATTACTGGAGTGCAATAGGGGATCCTGCTGcagcaattgaaaatttggatGGTACGGCTGGAGAATGGCCGATGGATTTGGCTATTGAACTTTCCAATATCGCAAGTAGGTGTCTGTCTAAGAACATAGCTGAAGAATTCATCACAGCAATGTTGGTAACAGATATGAATGATGTAAAGAGAAGAGCTGACCAGCTAGTCGGCAACAGAGAGTCATCTGTGCCTAGTGAAAAGGCTGCTGGAGCAGAGGACTCGTGCAATGTCTCTGAAGTTTTCTTTTGTCCGATCTATCGG GAAGTGATGCAGAATCCACATCTTGCTGCAGATGGCTTTTCCTACGAATTGGAAGCCATCGAGGAGTGGCTGAAAACAGGACATGATACATCACCCATGACTAACTTAAGGCTGAAGCACAAGCTCCTAGTTCCAAATCACACTCTGCGGTCTCTCATTGAGGACTGcagaaaaaaaagatag